One Equus quagga isolate Etosha38 chromosome 5, UCLA_HA_Equagga_1.0, whole genome shotgun sequence genomic window carries:
- the GJB3 gene encoding gap junction beta-3 protein codes for MDWKTFQALLSGVNKYSTAFGRIWLSVVFVFRVLVYVVAAERVWGDEQKDFDCNTKQPGCTNVCYDHFFPISNIRLWALQLIFVTCPSLLVILHVAYREERERKNRLKHGDQCAKLYDNAGKKHGGLWWTYLFSLIFKLIIEFLFLYLLHTLWYGFGMPRLVQCTNVAPCPNTVDCYIARPTEKKVFTYFMVGASAVCIVLTICEICYLIFHRILRGMSKNRPPGGHSPASSTSQASTCHCHHKLLVEAGELGLDPGSDKPCASAPSLTPM; via the coding sequence ATGGACTGGAAGACATTTCAGGCCCTACTGAGTGGTGTGAACAAGTACTCCACGGCATTCGGGCGCATCTGGCTGTCGGTGGTGTTCGTCTTCCGTGTGCTAGTGTACGTGGTGGCCGCGGAGCGCGTGTGGGGGGACGAGCAGAAGGACTTTGACTGCAACACCAAGCAGCCGGGCTGCACCAACGTCTGCTACGACCACTTCTTCCCCATCTCCAACATCCGCCTCTGGGCCCTGCAGCTCATCTTCGTCACATGTCCCTCACTGCTGGTCATCCTGCATGTGGCCTACCGCGAGGAGCGCGAGAGGAAGAACCGCCTGAAACACGGTGACCAGTGCGCCAAGCTGTACGACAATGCAGGCAAGAAGCACGGCGGCCTTTGGTGGACCTACCTGTTCAGCCTGATCTTCAAGCTCATCATCGAATTTCTCTTCCTCTACCTGCTGCACACTCTCTGGTACGGCTTCGGCATGCCACGCCTGGTGCAGTGCACCAACGTGGCCCCCTGCCCCAATACTGTGGACTGCTACATCGCCCGGCCCACTGAGAAGAAGGTCTTCACCTACTTCATGGTGGGCGCCTCTGCCgtctgcatcgtgctcaccatcTGCGAGATTTGCTACCTCATCTTCCACAGGATCCTGCGAGGCATGAGCAAGAACAGGCCCCCAGGGGGCCACAGCCCTGCGTCCTCCACCAGCCAGGCCTCCACCTGCCACTGCCACCACAAGCTGCTGGtggaggctggggagctgggcctGGACCCTGGCAGTGACAAGCCGTGTGCTTCAGCACCCAGCCTGACC